A region of the Geitlerinema sp. PCC 9228 genome:
TTCTGCAAACTGGGTTGGAAATTTTTGATGCATCCACTGGTATCATCAGCCAAATTGATGGCAATTTGTATACAATCTACGCAGTTGTTTCCGAACTTCATTCCTTTTTCCCCCAGCAGAAATTTTCCCTATCGGATACCTACTGCCAACAGGTTGTTGACCGGCAAAAAACTGTCAGTTACGCCGATGCTAATGAATTAGAAACCATACCAAGTCATACCGTAGATGGTCATTGGGATATAAAATCTTATATCGGTACGCCGATTTGGGTAAATGGGAAATTGTATGGTACGTTAAATTTCTCTTCCACCAAAAATCGCGAAAAAGAATTTAGCGATCGCGAACGGGAAACCATCGAGTTAATGGCAGAAAGTTTGGGCAAACTGATTGCTACCTATCAGGCAGAAACCAAACGACAAAAAGCGGAAGCTGCTTTACGCATGGCTCAGCAAAAATCCGATGCTTTGCTGTTAAATATTCTCCCCCGTTCTATTGCCAATCGCCTCAAAGAAGAACGCATTGCCCCCAACCAAACCCATCCGGCACTGGCACAGCAATACGAAAGCGCTACCATTTTATTTGCCGATATTGTAGGATTTACCTCCCTTTCCGAAAAACTGACCCCAATTACCCTAGTAAACTTACTAAACGAAATTTTTTCTACCTTCGATCGCACCATCGAACAATACGGTCTGGAAAAAATCAAAACCATCGGCGATGCCTACATGATTGCCGGCGGCTTGCCAACCCCCATGCCCAACCATGCAGAAGCGATCGCGGATATGGCACTATCCATGCAGGAATTTATCCACTATTTCCAAAACCAAGTTCCCAGCCAATATCCTGAGAAACTGCAACTACGCATTGGCATCAACACGGGGTCGGTGGTTGCCGGGGTCATTGGCATCAAGAAATTTATCTACGATCTGTGGGGAGACACAGTCAATGTCGCCTCCCGCATGGAATCGAGCGGTTTGCCTGGCAAAATCCAAGTCACCGAAGCCACCTACAACCTCCTCAAAGACCGCTATCACTTGGAAAAACGTGGTTGCATCCCCGTCAAAGGCAAAGGCAACATGACCACCTACTGGTTGCAAGAGAAACGATAACGCCTCCCCACTGGGCTTGGGAATATGGAACAATAGAAAACAATTGCACCTATCCACACGGGATATATCAAGGACACGCTTATGCCACGCAGCCAACGCAACGATAACTTTATCGATAAAAGCTTCACCGTCATGGCAGATATTATTTTGAAGATGATGCCTGCCAAAAACAAAGCTAAAGAAGCCTTTGCCTACTACCGAGATGGTATGTCAGCGCAATCGGATGGGGAATATGCCGAGGCTTTGGAAAACTACTACGAAGCTTTGAAGCTGGAAGAAGACCCCAACGACCGCAGCTACATTCTTTACAATATTGGGTTGATCCACACCAGCAACGGCGAACACGAGAAGGCTTTGGAATATTACCACCAAGCTTTGGAAGAAAATGCCAATTTGCCCCAAGCTTTGAACAATATTGCTGTGATTTACCACTACCGCGGCGAACAAGCTAAAGAAGCCGGCAATGGTGACGAAGCCGACCAATGGTATGACAAGGCAGCAGAATACTGGCTGCAAGCGATTCGTTTGGCTCCCAATAACTATATCGAAGCTCAAAACTGGTTGAAAACCACGGGTCGCTCTAAGGCGGATATCTTTTTCTAAAGATTGACGAACTACCGCATTGGTTTGGCTTGTTGTTGGATATCTGGATTTTAAGAACAATTATGGATAGAGAACAAGTACGTAAAGTGGCTCAGTTGGCACGTTTGGAGCTAACCCCAGAGGAAGAAGAACAGTTTGAAAGTCAGCTCAGTCAAATTTTGGATTATTTCGAGCAGTTGCGGGAGCTAGATACGGAGAACGTTCCGCCGACAACTCGTGCGATCGATACCAGCAATATTACCCGCGAGGATGAAGTTCGTACCTACGAACATCGCGATGATTTGCTCAATTCGGCTCCCGATCGCGAGGATGATTTCTTCAAAGTGCCGCGAATTTTAGACCAATAAGCTGGCGGAAAATTGGCTTTGGGTGCGTTGTTCGATTGTTCGATCGACGCACCTCGTTTTTGTGGGTATGCTGGTTTTGGTATGAGTTGCTGGTTATAGAACGCTCAGATGAAAAACAAAACAATTACTACAGTGGAATTATTCGCTGGCATTGGGGGATTTCGTTTAGCATGCGATCGCTTGGGGATTCAAACAATTTGGGCAAACGACATTAACGAACTAGCGGCTACCGTCTATCGCGATCGATTTCGGGAAACAGAATTTGTTCGTGGCGATATTCAATCTTTCAAACATCTGGTTCCCAACCACAATTTGTTAACAGCAGGCTTTCCCTGCCAACCTTTCTCTAGTGCCGGTAAAAAACAAGGAATTACCGATCCCAAGGGAACGCTATTTGCTACGATTGTCGAAATTCTACATGAAAAGCAACCCCAATTTTTTGTGTTAGAAAATGTCAAGAGGTTGCTTTCTATGGATGCGGGAAGACATTTTGGTACTATTTTACATGCTCTCACTGAATTGGGGTATTTTTTAGAGTGGCGATTGCTTAATGCTATGCATTTTGGACTGCCTCAGTATCGGGAAAGAACGATAATTGTGGGAACCAAGAAAAGTTTTACACCTTCTTGTTATCTCGCCACAGATGAAGATTTATGTACTGTTAGCGATCGCATTTTATCGGAAATAACACAATTTCAAAATTGGTGGCCAATTACCAAACATGGTAAAAAATTCCCGACATGGGGACTAGCTTATCAAAAGAAATTTTATGGTATTACCTTCAAAGATTTTCAAAACCGTTTTCCAACCAAAAGACTAAAAGATGTTTTACAAAAAGATGTCGATGCGCGCTTCGATTTTACAGAGGATACCCAAAAACGCTTGCTTCAAAGTACCAAAGTCAACCGATTTTATAACTCTGTAGAAATTATTTACAACCAAAAAGGAGGTTCCCGTATGGGGTATACCGTTTTTGGGATTCATGGAGTAGCACCTACCTTAACATCAACAACCAGCCGCCATTACGAACGATATTCCATTAATGGAAGATTTCGCCGACTTACAGATGTTGAATATGCTAGGATTCAAGGATTTCCAGACCATCACTGTCACCTAGCACCATTGTACGACCGATACGCTTTGTACGGCAATGCTGTTCCTCCAGCAATGGTGTATTGGGTTATCGATCGCATCATCAATCAAAAAATCACAAAAATAGAATCAAATTTTCCGGTACAAATGGCGTTGTTTGGATAATAAAAAGTCAACAACTACGAGAGATTGTTTTTCAAAATATTGGTAAATTAGACAATTTGAAACCTGTCCTCAAGCGATTGTATCCTCAAACGGGAATTCCTTACTGGTATAATTATTTGGAAGAAAATCATGCTTTGCCAAAAGTTGGGGTCAAAGCAGTTTCTAGTGTCATTGAAAGTCTAACAGTTGGCGTTCTTGAAACGTATACTCTCAAGGAGTTTTTGGGAAGCAGTCAACTTTCTATACAACCTGCTAAAGGCGTAGATATTCCCGAAATCGAATTAAGTATTAAATCACCTTCTGAAAACTATTGTACGAGCGAGCCTTTTTTCTCTGCTTACGAACGACTGCTAGGGAGTCAAAATGATGCGATTGTCTTCTTAACAAACTATCAAACCATGAAAAACGCTCTACCTTTATACCATTTCCTTAATAATCTGCAAGAGATAATATAGGCATTTTTGTAGGGGCGCTTCGCGAAGCGCCCCTACCAGGGCAATTGGCAAATACCATACAATCGTTGTTTTTCAGAAATGGTATTACATATACAAATTGTCAATTATAAGTATTTGAAAGGTAGTCAAATAGCCGATCGCAAACTATGCAATTTGGCAAGGAAAGTGCGATCGCAGAAAACGACCCATAACGAAACATCAATCAAGAAAGTAATTCGATTTTTAGCCTATGTTAACAAGCAAGACTGGCGTGCAAGCAAAATTCTTAAAGGACTTGAGATAAGCGATAATGAAAAGAAAGCGCAAAAAATCTTTAATAAGGAAACCCTAGAAAACGAGTTTCACAAGCAAAACCAAAGTCGGGAAGCCACAGGTAAAGAGTTAATTCCCAGCTATCATCTAGACAGTCTCAAACAAATTACAGATATACATCCTATCGATGTAGGAATTTTTAGAGCAGCTGATGATTGGGTTATCGAAACCTACCAAGAAACAGCACGTATTCCCAATGAGAATGAGTGGAAAAGATTTCTAGCCAGCCCCTTAGATGGTACCATTAGTATTAGTCCAGCTCTGCAATGGCGATATAATTTCCGAAATGTGTTTCAAGTACCTTCGTAAAATTTAAAATGCACTATCATTCTCTTTACTATTTTTTGAAATCAAGAAATTGCCCAATTGCTGGGCTACCTTGTCCGTAAAACTTGCTCTTGCCACTCTTGTTGTTCCAGGCTATCATAGAGCTCGATTCCACAAAAGTTTTATTCCTATAGAAGTCCCTCCTCTCTTCTCTAAATCACCAACGGTAATTTTTGCTACCAAGTTTTCCCTAACTCGCTTTTAATTGGGAGTTGTACCATCATGAAACTCGATTTGAACTATGTAACCACTCGCTGGCACTATCTCCAACAGCATCCTGCATTTAAAAAATCTCCCGTACAAGCAACATTTCGCATTCTGTACTGGGGAGTTCATTGTGCTTTGGGCATTCCTGCCACCATTCAACTACCGAGATGGAATTGTAAATTTTTCTTGCCTCCCAAATTTCGACGTGCAGGTTCTACAGGAATTTTCATTACCCGCGAAGATTACGAACCAGAACTTGCTTATCTGGAAAACGTACTGTCTCCTGGTGATGTTTTTGTGGATGGTGGGGCCAATTTTGGCATCTATACCGTTGTGGCTGCTAGTTTGGTTGGTTCCTCAGGGCGGGTTCTGTCATTTGAACCCGGTGAAGCATCATTTGCTATTTTACAGAAAAATATTGACATCAATCAGTTTGATAATGTTACTGCTTTTCAAGCGGGATTGTCCGATCGCGAAGGAACGGCTCGATTTTACCATGTTGAAAATGCGCCCAATAGCTATTCTTTGGGCTCAGAAGCTGTGCCAAGCGGGGATTTTGAAGAAATTATTACGACCACCCTCAATCGCGTTTTGGAAACGGAAGGGATCGATCGCTTGGATGTGGTGAAACTGGATGTGGAAGGAGCGGAGGAAATGGTGTTGCGGGGATCGCAAGCGACGTTGGAACGCCATCGACCCATGATTTTGTTTGAAATTAGCAAAAGTGCCACCCGGCGTTTGGGATTGAGTCAAGATGGCGCGTGGCAGTTTCTCGAACAATTGGGCTATCGCTTTTTTGCGCTTGACGAAAATCAGCAGCCAGTGGTGTTGGCAACTCCCAAGTTGGGCAATCATATTGCTATTCACAAGGATAATCTCGACCCGCAAATGGCTGGAGCGAGCGCGCACGACCGAGATGCTAGCTAGGGGCATGGGTAGTTTTGGAAAAATCACTGGCATTGCTGGTGATTCTTCCAGAATATTCCTTAATTTCAGCATATTAAAATAAAAAAAGCCAAAATAGGGCAGATTCTGTCAATTTTGAAACCATACACTGGTAGAACTGGCAGCTTCAATGGAAAACCGGCGATCGCTTCATATGCCGTGAACAATTATTCGGTCAGCTAAAACCAGCAATGACAAGCTGACCCAACTTGCCAGTGGATTTTACGGATAAATTCACAAAAAGTCGTATTTTTTTATATTTTTTAATTTTTTTGATTTTGGCGAGCGATCGCCCTTGCGTACGATTAGACATCTCCAAAGCTCTGTTAGAAGTCAAAACGTTCGCATCAAAAAAAATCGATGAGCAGCGATGAATGTCTGTACCGGGGAATTTTGAACGAAAATTAAACCAAAGTGAAACAAAAGTTAAACTTTTATGAAATCAAAATATATGCCCGTAGATAAGATACAAAAGCAATCTAGCAATAAAAAGTTATCTCCAGACTACTTAAATGCTAAAATAGGTCTTGATAGGGGACTAGAAAGCAACAGTTATTCCATGGCGAACAACCATCCAAACCGTACGAACAGCCAACTTAATCGAATTGTTGTACAAGTATCCGATGCCGATCTTAGACTGCTCACCATGCTTTCTAAAATTCACGGCCGCCCAGTACCCACCATTGCCGCTCAAATTCTGATGCGAGAACTTGACAAAAGCCAAGAAACCATTAGAGGAAGAGTAGAAGCCTATGCCGCCAGTTGCAATATGACGGCTAAAGAGTTGGAAGATGCTTGGATGAATGAAAGTAGAAGCTAGAGCGAGAACAACGCTCGGATAAGCCAAATCACGCTCCATGTCCATTCCATCAACAACGATATATCTCTTTCAAGTCCGCTCTATAAGCTTTTGCAAAAATCATAGAGCGCCCTTTTGGTATGCTTGTTTGTCAAAACTACAATGGTTATAGAGCTAGCAACTAGGCAGGCAGGGAACCCGATGATTGCACGAATCGAGGAACTTGCCTGTCTAGCGCTCTCTCGGGAAACTAATGGAACCGCGACCAATGAGATCGCTGGCTAGGGGGGCTGAAACTG
Encoded here:
- a CDS encoding FkbM family methyltransferase; this encodes MKLDLNYVTTRWHYLQQHPAFKKSPVQATFRILYWGVHCALGIPATIQLPRWNCKFFLPPKFRRAGSTGIFITREDYEPELAYLENVLSPGDVFVDGGANFGIYTVVAASLVGSSGRVLSFEPGEASFAILQKNIDINQFDNVTAFQAGLSDREGTARFYHVENAPNSYSLGSEAVPSGDFEEIITTTLNRVLETEGIDRLDVVKLDVEGAEEMVLRGSQATLERHRPMILFEISKSATRRLGLSQDGAWQFLEQLGYRFFALDENQQPVVLATPKLGNHIAIHKDNLDPQMAGASAHDRDAS
- a CDS encoding photosystem I assembly protein Ycf3, with the protein product MPRSQRNDNFIDKSFTVMADIILKMMPAKNKAKEAFAYYRDGMSAQSDGEYAEALENYYEALKLEEDPNDRSYILYNIGLIHTSNGEHEKALEYYHQALEENANLPQALNNIAVIYHYRGEQAKEAGNGDEADQWYDKAAEYWLQAIRLAPNNYIEAQNWLKTTGRSKADIFF
- the dcm gene encoding DNA (cytosine-5-)-methyltransferase, translating into MKNKTITTVELFAGIGGFRLACDRLGIQTIWANDINELAATVYRDRFRETEFVRGDIQSFKHLVPNHNLLTAGFPCQPFSSAGKKQGITDPKGTLFATIVEILHEKQPQFFVLENVKRLLSMDAGRHFGTILHALTELGYFLEWRLLNAMHFGLPQYRERTIIVGTKKSFTPSCYLATDEDLCTVSDRILSEITQFQNWWPITKHGKKFPTWGLAYQKKFYGITFKDFQNRFPTKRLKDVLQKDVDARFDFTEDTQKRLLQSTKVNRFYNSVEIIYNQKGGSRMGYTVFGIHGVAPTLTSTTSRHYERYSINGRFRRLTDVEYARIQGFPDHHCHLAPLYDRYALYGNAVPPAMVYWVIDRIINQKITKIESNFPVQMALFG
- the gatC gene encoding Asp-tRNA(Asn)/Glu-tRNA(Gln) amidotransferase subunit GatC — its product is MMDREQVRKVAQLARLELTPEEEEQFESQLSQILDYFEQLRELDTENVPPTTRAIDTSNITREDEVRTYEHRDDLLNSAPDREDDFFKVPRILDQ
- a CDS encoding adenylate/guanylate cyclase domain-containing protein encodes the protein MLSNSKGVPTTQTELESILVVDDTPTNIHLLVRILSQKGYEVLVSYNGQQALSQLETKTPDLILMDVMMPDMDGYELCQHIKADSRWQQIPVIFLSAADGVEDKVKAFAVGGADYIAKPFQMAELLARIDNQMGLRRLQKQLVQKNEALQKEIGERELLEQNLQVSEEKLRGFFGAINDIVLILNAQTSDIEVAPTRPAIYSDADSDFIGVTIEQFFLENADSWWKWVHQALQTQQTVNFDYNLYCGDREVWFAANISPLPNHTVIWVARDITERKQAEAKIQQTSQALAEFSNHLKQLHRLNTTNHQDFEDVFHDFLQTGLEIFDASTGIISQIDGNLYTIYAVVSELHSFFPQQKFSLSDTYCQQVVDRQKTVSYADANELETIPSHTVDGHWDIKSYIGTPIWVNGKLYGTLNFSSTKNREKEFSDRERETIELMAESLGKLIATYQAETKRQKAEAALRMAQQKSDALLLNILPRSIANRLKEERIAPNQTHPALAQQYESATILFADIVGFTSLSEKLTPITLVNLLNEIFSTFDRTIEQYGLEKIKTIGDAYMIAGGLPTPMPNHAEAIADMALSMQEFIHYFQNQVPSQYPEKLQLRIGINTGSVVAGVIGIKKFIYDLWGDTVNVASRMESSGLPGKIQVTEATYNLLKDRYHLEKRGCIPVKGKGNMTTYWLQEKR